Within the Alteromonas sp. M12 genome, the region TACCACTGTAGTGGCATCACCGTAAGCACATAATACGCCTGGACCAGGAGGAATAATGGTTGGCCAAGAATCGGTTAGAATGCCCAGTGCGTTAGCATGAAGGGGACCGGCACCACCAAAGCCAACTAGCGCGAAATCTCTTGGATCAAAACCTTGCTCGACCGAAACTAAACGTAACGCACCGAACATGGCTTCGTTGGCAATGCGGATGATACCTTCAGCGGCTTCTTCAACAGATATCTCCATTGCATCAGCCACTTTTTTAACCGCTGCAACAGCCGCGGACTTATCAATTGCCATTTTTCCGCCAAGTTGCACGTCAGAAGGCAAATACCCCAGCACGACGTTGGCATCACACACTGTTGGCTCCACACCGCCTTTCATATAAGCAGCAGGGCCTGGTTTAGCACCGGCAGACTCTGGACCTACACGTAATGCTTTGGTTAATTCAGGAACAAAGGCTAAAGAGCCGCCCCCAGCACCAACCGTACGCACATCAACCGAAGGAGCTCTTACAACCACATCACCTACTCGTGTTTCCCGTCTAATTCGAGCTTTGGAGTTTTGAATTAGCGCGACATCCGTTGAAGTTCCGCCCATATCAAAGGTCAGAATGTTGTCGTAACCTGCTGCAGAGGCAAAGTGAATAGCACCTGAAACACCACCAGCGGGGCCACTCATCAATAGATTTACTGGGTTATCCGCAGCAGCGTTAGCCGAGGCCAATCCACCATCTGAACGAAGAATCGATAAATGCAGATCTTCACCCATGGTTTTATGCAATGAAGCTTGCAAATTATCAACATATCGAGCCACTTCAGGTCTAACGTAAGAGTTCACGACCGTGGTTTCTGTACGCTCATATTCTTGCATTTCTGGCACGATATCACTGGAAATACTAATAGGAACATCAGTAAACACGGTAGCGGCTATTTCTTTAGCGCGTTTTTCGTGGTCACCATTTACGTATGCGTTAATAAAACAAATGGTAAGCGCTTCAACTTCACCAGTAGCTTTTAGTTTACGTAAATCTTCAAGTAATGCATTTTCATCCAACTCAACAGATGTTGAACCATCAGCATCCATCCGTTCATTTGCTTCAATAGTCAGCTCTAACGGTGCTAATAATGGTTTTTTAACAAAGCTTACCCAACCACCTAATCCGCCAGGACAAAAAGATCGAGCAACTTGCAATACCTGCTTGTATCCGCGGGTTGTGACTAGACCTACTTTGGCACCTTTACCGGTAAGAACGGCATTGGTTGCAACCGTAGTACCGTGCATAACACGGTTTATTTGTTTAGGATCAATACCGGATTCTTCACAAATTCGAGCGATACCGTTTAATACGCCAACTGATGAATCATGTGGTGTAGAGGGAACTTTCGCAGTGTGAGTTTCACCGTTGCTTTCGTTGATTAGCAAAAGGTCTGTAAAAGTACCTCCTACATCAACACCTAATCGATAACTCATAACGTTTTCCTTTTTCAAATTCTTGTTTTAAATATTTTTATTTAAGGTTTTATTATTATTTTTATGCAGGATGCTTTTTACGCAACCACGTCTTTGCATTACCGCCTTTGGCGGTTTCCGTTAACTCTACGGCTAGATCTGAAGCAGCTAATAAGGTTGGCATATCAATACCTGTCTCATAGCCCATTTGCTCGCACATCATTACCACATCTTCTGTTGCCACATTACCACTGGCGCCGGGGGCGAATGGACAACCACCTAAACCAGCAATTGAAGCGTCAAATCTTCTTACGCCTGCGGTTAAAGCGGCGTATACATTAGCTAAGCCCATCGCGCGAGTATCATGAAAATGGCAGGCTATTTTGTCCTCACCGAACTTTTCAATAAGTGGCAGCATCAATTCAACAACGCCTTGAGGATCCGCTGCACCTATAGTGTCAGCAATAACCAAGCGCGATGCGCCCATATTGATTAACTTTTCAGCTAAGTCGATAACTTGCTCAACAGGAATAATGCCTTCAAAAGGACATTCCCAAGCAGTTGCTAAATAAACCTGTAATTCAACATCAGTGCCTTTACCTGCTTCGATAACTTGCTCAATCATGCTCAGAGTTTGCTGGTTATCCATACGAATATTTTTTTCGTTCATGGTGTTCGATGCAGCCATTACTAAGGACGCCAATTTGATCTGATTTTTTTGCGCCAGCTCAAACCCTTTCATATTGGGAATTAGCGCAGAAAAGTGACAATCTGCTTTTGGCAGTTGTTGACAGATTTCATCGGTTCCAGCCATAGCTGGTACGGCTTTTGGCGATACAAACGCCCCCACTTCAACACCATCTAGGCGCGCATCTGTAAGAACCTGTATAAGTTGCAAGCGTTGTTGCGGAGTTAGCACCTTGGCTTGGTTTTGAATGCCATCACGAGGGCCAACATCGTTAATGTAGACTCGATTACTCATTACCAGCCCCTTTAATTGCACCACTTTGAACAAGTGAATCGATGCGTTCTTGAGACATATGTAGCAACTCTGTCAAAACCGACTGGGTATCTTGACCAAGAACAGGGGCAGGCGAAAAAGACTCCTCATCAGTACGTGAGAATTTGATAGGGTTACCCGGCCCTTTAGTACTTTTTCCATCAGGATGTTTTAACTCAACGACCATGTTGCGATGCAATACTTGCTCATCGCTTAATGCTTGCGACAAGTTATTCACTGGCGCACAAGGAATACGCTTGGCTTCCAACTGTTCAATCCAATAAGCCGAGGTATTTTGACTTAAAATCTCGTTTAATTTTGCATTGATGAAGTCTCTGTCTGCCCATCGACCTGGCTGTCCGTCATATTTGCTGTCGTCAAACTCAGGGCACTTAACCACTTCATTTAGGTTTTTCCAGAAATTGTCAGTGATCACTGCAATAACCACGAAACCATCAGAGGTTTGAAAGGTATTGTAAGGAACATGAACAAAATGCGAATTTCCAATTGGGTATGGGTTCTCACCAGATAAAAAGTGCATGGTGGCCATGTAATTAAGCATTGAAATTTGGCAATCCAGCATGGAAATATCCACATCTTGCCCTTTACCGCTAGTTGCCCGTTCAATAATGGCTGATTGAATTCCCATTACCGCAAACATGCCACCGCCTAAGTCGCCAATGGGTATACCAGCTCTTACTGGGTTTGTCTGATCGGTGCCAGTGATTGACATACCGCCACCCATAGCTTGAGCAACTTGGTCAAAAGCAGGACGTTTAAATTTAGGGCCGCTGCTACCAAAGCCAGTAATGCTACAAGTGATAATGCGAGGATTAATTTTACTTAGTGTGTTGTAATCAATACCCAGGCGGTCAGGAACGCCAGCGCCAAAGTTGTTCACCACAACATCTGACTCTTTCACTAATTCATAAAAGACTTGTTTGCCTTCTTCACTTTTCAAATCGATACAAATACTTTGTTTATTGCGATTTAATGTAATGTAGTAAGCCCCCATTCCATCTAACGAATTTTTCGGATCGCTGGCTAATAGCTTGCGAGTTCCTTCCCCTTGTAGAGGTTCGACCTTAATCGTTTCTGCACCTAAATCAGCCAATAACATAGCGCAATACGGCCCTGATAACATATGTGTTAGATCGATTACACGTATACCAGAAAGCGGCTTGTTCATTCTTTTCTCCAATTTATTTTTGTGTCCTGAAAGTAGACGAGTCACGGCACTGTAGGGTGCCATCACCCGTCACTTGAAATGTGCTTAAAAGTTATAAGCGAATTCAACGCCATACTCAGCAAGCGCTGAAGGGTGGATAAAAGATCCGCCAAATTCAGGTGCTGGAATGACTTCTTGTAAATATTCTTCGTCGGTGATGTTTTTGCCGTAAATCGCTAGTGTCCAGTTATCAGCTTCTAGAGCAATGCGCGCATTTACAGTGAAAAATGAATCACGTTTAGCATTATTGAAGTTTTGTGAATGAGGGCCCGGTGGAACACCGCCACCTAAGGTGCCGAAAAAGTCCCAAATTGTAGGCGTTTCTTCACCTTGTAAGGTGTGGAAATAGGTTTCACCTGTGTATTGATAATCCACTCGAGTGGTTACCCAAAACTCATCGTTGATAGGCTTCTCATAGCTAAAGCCTAAGGTATAGGTTGTATCAGGTGACTGCGGCGCTTTGTTGCCAACAGTGATTGGACGACTGCGGTTTTCTTTGATTTCTGAATCAAGTAAACCAAGCCCTGCAAACACTTTAAAGCTCTCGGTAATATCCGCGGTTACATCAAGTTCAAAACCTTGAATTTCAAGCTCATCAATAGTACTCACAGCACGCAACAAACCAAAAGGTCCGGCGAAAAACTCGAAAAACTGATTGTCTTCAACGTTGGTTTTGAACACCGCTGCATTCAAGCGAACCTTGTTATCCAGCAATTTAGATTTGATGCCCAACTCTATATTAGTGGTAACTTCTTTATCGTAATCATCCGTTACCAATAATTGTGCATCCACTGCATCACCAGGGTTACCAGTACCTGAGCTGTTGAACCAAAAATCTAAAGTGGCTTGGGTACCCAGTGAATTAAAACCACCACTTCTGAAGCCGACCCCGTAACTGGCATACGAATTAACGTTATCGGATAATTCATAACTTAAAGTAACTTTGGGTTGGAATTGGGCAAATGAGCGACTGCGGTCTGGAATACCATCTGGGTTACCAATTAGTCCAGGGTTAATTAGTCCAACTTCGCCATCAACAATAGTATTAATGTTAAGGCCAGACGCGGTCACATATGGCACGTTGTTAGATACTGTTCTGTCTTCATGGTCGTAACGCAAGGCAACAGATACTTCTAGTTTTTCGGAAACGTCATATTCCACTTGACCAAACGCAGACAAGACCGATGTGTCATAAGTATCATCGAACAATAAATCGGTCGGATTAGGCCCAGATGCAGGCACATAGGATTGACGCAAGAACCCTTGGCCTTGATCAGCACCATAGGCGACCACTACATCA harbors:
- a CDS encoding CoA transferase, with the translated sequence MNKPLSGIRVIDLTHMLSGPYCAMLLADLGAETIKVEPLQGEGTRKLLASDPKNSLDGMGAYYITLNRNKQSICIDLKSEEGKQVFYELVKESDVVVNNFGAGVPDRLGIDYNTLSKINPRIITCSITGFGSSGPKFKRPAFDQVAQAMGGGMSITGTDQTNPVRAGIPIGDLGGGMFAVMGIQSAIIERATSGKGQDVDISMLDCQISMLNYMATMHFLSGENPYPIGNSHFVHVPYNTFQTSDGFVVIAVITDNFWKNLNEVVKCPEFDDSKYDGQPGRWADRDFINAKLNEILSQNTSAYWIEQLEAKRIPCAPVNNLSQALSDEQVLHRNMVVELKHPDGKSTKGPGNPIKFSRTDEESFSPAPVLGQDTQSVLTELLHMSQERIDSLVQSGAIKGAGNE
- a CDS encoding hydroxymethylglutaryl-CoA lyase; amino-acid sequence: MSNRVYINDVGPRDGIQNQAKVLTPQQRLQLIQVLTDARLDGVEVGAFVSPKAVPAMAGTDEICQQLPKADCHFSALIPNMKGFELAQKNQIKLASLVMAASNTMNEKNIRMDNQQTLSMIEQVIEAGKGTDVELQVYLATAWECPFEGIIPVEQVIDLAEKLINMGASRLVIADTIGAADPQGVVELMLPLIEKFGEDKIACHFHDTRAMGLANVYAALTAGVRRFDASIAGLGGCPFAPGASGNVATEDVVMMCEQMGYETGIDMPTLLAASDLAVELTETAKGGNAKTWLRKKHPA
- a CDS encoding hydantoinase/oxoprolinase family protein, coding for MSYRLGVDVGGTFTDLLLINESNGETHTAKVPSTPHDSSVGVLNGIARICEESGIDPKQINRVMHGTTVATNAVLTGKGAKVGLVTTRGYKQVLQVARSFCPGGLGGWVSFVKKPLLAPLELTIEANERMDADGSTSVELDENALLEDLRKLKATGEVEALTICFINAYVNGDHEKRAKEIAATVFTDVPISISSDIVPEMQEYERTETTVVNSYVRPEVARYVDNLQASLHKTMGEDLHLSILRSDGGLASANAAADNPVNLLMSGPAGGVSGAIHFASAAGYDNILTFDMGGTSTDVALIQNSKARIRRETRVGDVVVRAPSVDVRTVGAGGGSLAFVPELTKALRVGPESAGAKPGPAAYMKGGVEPTVCDANVVLGYLPSDVQLGGKMAIDKSAAVAAVKKVADAMEISVEEAAEGIIRIANEAMFGALRLVSVEQGFDPRDFALVGFGGAGPLHANALGILTDSWPTIIPPGPGVLCAYGDATTVVKDEASKTFVTLIKDTDKASLTKLFEELTDKAASTLIADGIGKDELDVTLQADVRYTGQAFQLSIECSKADFEAQGLNLLIDRFDEEHTQLFTFALDDGHEIVMVRAIVSASSTALPESKQITGTTALVDCKIADTKIYHDGQYHDAAIYERAKMGVGLKVPGPCIVGEMDSTTVILPGYVATVDSVGNLLINPVNTKNK